One region of Parambassis ranga chromosome 12, fParRan2.1, whole genome shotgun sequence genomic DNA includes:
- the minar2 gene encoding major intrinsically disordered NOTCH2-binding receptor 1-like, translated as MDITVLPNNNHPEKFLQLDVRKLPATLGMLQVGAVMSRQRQWQNRVYSQRERGTQADVRSPPSPEGSPVVFVDRYLEKHITPFTLKSNIKTNPLYMDIKSMDPPENEKSKPSWTVQEYDTQTIHGNLADYLKKTPKDLDFWLEDLYTPGFDSLLKKKEAEHRRKRLCKILSVVIVSVCAVLIVIIVPVVVLQQKN; from the exons ATGGACATCACCGTTCTGCCCAACAACAACCACCCGGAGAAGTTCCTCCAGCTGGATGTCAGGAAGCTGCCGGCCACGCTCGGCATGTTACAGGTCGGGGCAGTGATGTCCCGTCAGAGGCAGTGGCAGAACAGGGTTTACTCACAG aGGGAGCGAGGGACACAGGCCGATGTCAGGTCTCCTCCGTCCCCAGAGGGCAGTCCTGTGGTGTTTGTGGACAGGTACCTGGAGAAGCACATCACTCCTTTCACTTTAAAGTCCAACATCAAGACAAACCCTCTATACATGGACATAAAATCTATGGACCCACCAGAAAACGAGAAGTCCAAACCCTCCTGGACTGTGCAGGAGTACGACACACAGACGATCCACGGCAACCTGGCAGATTATTTAAAG AAGACTCCCAAAGATCTGGACTTTTGGCTGGAGGACCTCTACACTCCAGGATTTGACTCTTTACTGAAGAAGAAAGAAGCTGAACACAGGAGGAAAAGACTTTGTAAAATTCTTTCTGTGGtcattgtgtctgtctgtgcagttcTTATTGTCATCATTGTGCCAGTTGTAGTCCTACAACAGAAAAATTGA